The Pseudomonas sp. MM223 genome segment CCAGGCCACCGTGGCCCTGGGCTGCAGTATCGACTACCTGGCACCGGCGCTGCGCGACGACGTGCTCACCGCCGATGCCAGCGAGGTCAGCCGCAAAGGCCGTACTGGCTTGTACGACGTGCGCATCCACAACCAGCGCGGTGAGCTGGTGGCGATGTTCCATGGCAAATCCTACAAAGTGCGCGGCACCGTGCTGGCGCAGGAGACGCAAGATGACTGAACACACCCTCGCCGATGCCTTGATCATCGACGCCGTTCGCACCCCCATAGGGCGCTACGCCGGTGCCTTGAGCGGCGTACGTGCCGACGACCTCGCCGCCATTCCACTGAAGGCCTTGATCCAGCGTCACCCCGAGCTGGACTGGAAAGCGGTCGACGACGTGATCCTCGGCTGTGCAAACCAGGCCGGCGAAGACAACCGCAACGTGGCGCACATGGCCAGCCTGCTGGCCGGGCTGCCG includes the following:
- the paaI_2 gene encoding Acyl-coenzyme A thioesterase PaaI (*Name paaI_2), which codes for MTELELAQACADAMYARDPATQGLGISLLDAGPGRASLRMTVRADMIQGHGTCHGGFLFALADSAFAFACNSYDQATVALGCSIDYLAPALRDDVLTADASEVSRKGRTGLYDVRIHNQRGELVAMFHGKSYKVRGTVLAQETQDD